In Ipomoea triloba cultivar NCNSP0323 chromosome 7, ASM357664v1, a single genomic region encodes these proteins:
- the LOC116026321 gene encoding uncharacterized protein LOC116026321, producing the protein MKHGGGGKKKPAITDEKPADPHGRRDNLAGLTLFAVLSGGDEVSPPPPPPQTAHHHHQSRPTLLDALKDDPNSAKENKKTWKHFKEKLGLKGAAWTSTAPIPASDVPIHPMSSRTMSRRVSNRFPSGEYPADEYKPELAQSASRRELRPTPSNRMSLSRNQSRSLRLQSSASIRRSGTEGEEESERGGEDGEGEGDQSGMRMSLMALLEESEGGLMMDEEEEEEGGCEDYGGEFHNCCVCMVRHKGEAFVPCGHTFCRLCSRELWAEKGNCPLCNNFILEILDIF; encoded by the coding sequence ATGAAACACGGAGGCGGAGGAAAGAAAAAGCCGGCGATAACAGATGAAAAACCCGCCGATCCTCACGGCCGTCGCGACAATCTAGCCGGTCTAACTCTCTTCGCGGTGTTGAGCGGCGGAGATGAGGTgtcgcctcctcctcctcctcctcagacggctcatcatcatcatcagagcAGGCCGACTCTCCTGGACGCCCTAAAAGACGATCCGAATAGCGCCAAGGAAAACAAGAAGACATGGAAACATTTCAAGGAGAAACTAGGGCTAAAAGGCGCCGCCTGGACTTCCACCGCGCCGATCCCCGCCTCGGACGTGCCGATCCACCCGATGAGCAGCCGGACGATGAGCCGTAGGGTTTCCAATCGATTTCCTTCGGGAGAATATCCGGCGGACGAATATAAGCCGGAGCTAGCACAATCGGCGTCGAGGAGAGAGCTCCGGCCGACTCCGTCGAATCGAATGTCGTTATCGAGGAATCAAAGCCGGAGCTTGAGGTTGCAGAGCTCGGCGTCGATCAGGAGATCGGGGACGGAAGGGGAAGAGGAGAGCGAAAGAGGCGGAGAAGATGGGGAAGGAGAAGGAGATCAATCGGGGATGAGAATGTCGTTGATGGCGTTGTTGGAGGAATCGGAAGGGGGATTAATGATGGatgaggaagaggaggaggaaggcGGTTGCGAAGATTACGGTGGAGAATTCCATAACTGCTGCGTTTGTATGGTTAGACACAAGGGAGAGGCGTTCGTGCCATGCGGACACACATTTTGCAGGCTCTGCTCAAGGGAGCTCTGGGCTGAGAAGGGCAATTGCCCACTCTGCAACAATTTCATCCTCGAAATTCTCGACATTTTCTGA